In Xenorhabdus nematophila ATCC 19061, one DNA window encodes the following:
- the aceA gene encoding isocitrate lyase, translated as MTISRTQQIAQLEQEWKQPRWQGITRPYSAEDVIKLRGSVNPEHTLAQIGAKKLWESLHGKSKKGYVNALGALTGGQALQQAKAGIEAVYLSGWQVAADANTASSMYPDQSLYPVDSVPNVVKRINNSFRRADQIQWSNGIDSGSQEYIDYFLPIVADAEAGFGGVLNAFELMKAMIEAGAAAVHFEDQLAAVKKCGHMGGKVLVPTQEAIQKLVAARLAADVSGVPTLLIARTDADAADLITSDCDPYDSEFITGERTCEGFYRTRAGLDQAISRGLAYAPYADVIWCETSTPDIGAARRFAEAIQAKYPGKLLAYNCSPSFNWKKNLDDKTIASFQAQLSAMGYKFQFITLAGIHSMWFNMFDLAYDYARGEGMKHYVEKVQEQEFAALERGYTFSSHQQEVGTGYFDKVTTIIQGEASSVTALTGSTEEQQF; from the coding sequence ATGACCATTTCCCGGACACAACAAATCGCTCAGTTAGAACAAGAATGGAAACAACCGCGCTGGCAGGGTATTACTCGTCCATATAGTGCAGAAGATGTTATCAAACTACGTGGTTCTGTTAACCCTGAACATACTTTAGCGCAAATAGGAGCGAAAAAGTTGTGGGAATCGTTGCATGGCAAATCGAAAAAAGGCTATGTAAATGCACTTGGTGCGCTGACAGGAGGACAGGCACTTCAACAAGCAAAAGCAGGTATTGAGGCTGTTTATCTTTCAGGCTGGCAAGTTGCAGCGGATGCCAATACCGCTTCCAGCATGTATCCCGATCAATCATTATATCCTGTTGATTCTGTACCTAATGTCGTCAAACGAATCAATAACAGTTTTCGTCGTGCAGATCAGATCCAGTGGTCAAATGGCATCGATTCTGGCAGTCAGGAATATATCGATTATTTTCTGCCGATTGTGGCTGATGCGGAGGCGGGATTTGGTGGCGTATTGAACGCATTTGAGCTGATGAAAGCAATGATTGAGGCCGGTGCCGCGGCAGTTCATTTCGAAGATCAATTGGCTGCGGTGAAAAAATGTGGGCACATGGGGGGTAAAGTGTTGGTTCCGACTCAAGAAGCCATCCAAAAACTTGTCGCTGCACGATTGGCGGCTGACGTATCTGGAGTACCTACGCTACTCATTGCCCGTACTGACGCAGATGCAGCAGACTTAATAACATCTGATTGTGATCCTTATGATAGCGAATTCATTACAGGTGAACGGACCTGTGAAGGGTTCTACCGTACTCGTGCTGGCCTTGATCAGGCTATTAGCCGTGGTTTGGCATATGCCCCTTACGCTGATGTTATTTGGTGTGAAACCTCGACTCCGGATATAGGGGCGGCTCGCCGTTTTGCCGAAGCTATCCAGGCAAAATATCCGGGGAAATTGCTGGCATATAACTGTTCCCCGTCTTTCAACTGGAAAAAGAATCTGGATGATAAAACGATCGCCAGTTTTCAGGCGCAATTGTCTGCCATGGGCTATAAATTCCAGTTCATTACACTGGCGGGCATACACAGCATGTGGTTTAACATGTTTGATTTAGCTTACGATTATGCGCGCGGCGAAGGCATGAAACACTATGTTGAAAAAGTGCAGGAGCAAGAATTTGCAGCTCTTGAGCGTGGTTATACTTTCTCATCCCATCAGCAGGAAGTGGGAACGGGATATTTTGATAAAGTGACCACCATTATTCAGGGAGAAGCTTCTTCTGTTACCGCATTGACGGGATCGACGGAAGAACAGCAATTCTAA
- the aceK gene encoding bifunctional isocitrate dehydrogenase kinase/phosphatase: protein MAIDLAHLIAQTILQGFDAQYGRFLEVTSGAQKRFEQADWHAVQRAMKKRINLYDHHVGLVVEQLKCMHSALQQDEDYIAEVKSVYTRLLPDYPRFEIAESFFNSVYCRLFQHRNLKPENLFIFSSQPACRFRDISRPLSRDFFPKNNLKSMLQTILSNLPLRLKWEDLGRDIDCITQYLQSRFSRHDLLHTTFQIANELFYRNKAAWLVGKMRMGTVVYPFLLPIHHNESGEIFIDTCLTNYDDASIVFGFARSYFMVYAPLPAALVEWLREILPTKSTAELYMAIGCQKHGKTEYYREYLTFIHSTQEQFTIAPGVKGMVMLVFASSSFDRVFKVIKDKFAPQKEVSQDRVQECYRLVKEHDRVGRMADTQEFENFVIDKRHISSELMKELQKEIPEKLEDMGDKILIKHLYMERKMIPLNIYMEQINEVQLKDVIEEYGNAIKQLAAANIFPGDMLFKNFGVTRHGRVIFYDYDEICYMTEVNFRDIPPPRYPEDELASEPWYSVASNDVFPEEFRHFLCTDKRILNYFEESHSDLFKAAYWRALQERIKNGHVEDVFAYHRQQRFSQRNE, encoded by the coding sequence GTGGCAATAGATCTTGCTCATTTGATCGCACAGACTATTTTGCAGGGATTTGATGCACAGTACGGTCGATTTCTTGAGGTCACATCTGGTGCACAGAAACGATTTGAACAGGCGGATTGGCACGCAGTGCAGAGAGCCATGAAGAAGAGAATCAACCTGTACGATCATCATGTTGGACTGGTGGTAGAACAACTCAAGTGCATGCACAGTGCATTGCAACAGGATGAAGATTACATCGCTGAAGTTAAATCCGTGTATACCCGTTTACTGCCTGATTATCCTCGTTTTGAAATTGCAGAAAGCTTTTTCAATTCGGTTTACTGTCGTTTGTTTCAGCACCGTAATTTGAAGCCAGAAAACCTGTTTATTTTCTCTTCCCAGCCAGCTTGCCGTTTTCGTGATATTTCTCGCCCATTATCACGGGACTTCTTTCCCAAGAATAATCTCAAGTCAATGTTGCAAACAATCTTGAGTAATTTGCCATTACGCCTTAAATGGGAAGATTTAGGACGGGATATTGACTGCATCACACAATACCTGCAAAGCAGGTTCTCCCGGCATGATTTACTTCATACGACATTCCAGATTGCCAATGAACTGTTTTACCGCAATAAAGCAGCATGGTTGGTTGGAAAAATGAGAATGGGAACGGTTGTGTATCCGTTTTTACTCCCGATTCATCACAACGAATCAGGTGAAATTTTCATTGATACGTGCCTGACAAATTATGATGATGCCAGTATTGTTTTTGGTTTCGCACGTTCCTATTTTATGGTTTACGCACCTTTGCCGGCTGCTTTAGTGGAATGGTTACGTGAGATCCTGCCGACAAAATCCACGGCTGAATTATATATGGCGATCGGTTGCCAAAAACATGGTAAGACAGAGTATTACCGTGAATATCTTACATTCATTCATTCTACCCAAGAGCAATTTACGATTGCTCCTGGTGTGAAAGGCATGGTAATGCTGGTTTTTGCTTCTTCTTCTTTTGATCGTGTATTTAAAGTGATTAAAGACAAATTTGCACCACAGAAAGAAGTTTCACAGGATCGGGTTCAGGAATGCTACCGTTTGGTGAAAGAGCACGATCGGGTAGGAAGAATGGCGGATACCCAGGAGTTTGAAAATTTTGTCATTGATAAACGGCATATCAGTTCGGAATTAATGAAGGAATTACAAAAAGAAATACCGGAAAAGCTCGAAGATATGGGGGATAAGATATTGATAAAACATCTTTATATGGAACGTAAAATGATACCGCTGAATATCTATATGGAACAAATCAATGAAGTACAATTAAAGGATGTGATAGAAGAGTATGGGAATGCCATTAAACAATTGGCCGCCGCCAATATTTTTCCCGGAGATATGTTGTTTAAAAACTTTGGTGTTACACGTCATGGCCGAGTGATTTTTTACGATTATGATGAAATTTGTTATATGACTGAAGTCAATTTTCGGGATATTCCTCCCCCGCGTTACCCTGAAGATGAGCTGGCAAGTGAGCCTTGGTACAGTGTAGCGAGCAATGATGTTTTTCCAGAAGAGTTCCGTCATTTTCTGTGTACTGATAAACGTATCCTGAATTACTTTGAAGAAAGTCACAGTGATCTATTCAAAGCCGCGTATTGGCGGGCATTACAAGAGCGTATTAAAAATGGACATGTGGAAGATGTTTTTGCTTACCATCGTCAACAGCGATTCAGCCAACGTAATGAATAA
- the aceB gene encoding malate synthase A, translated as MQQMLTTQLTFIKPFGEVENQVLSPESINFLEDLVAGFSDRRKKLLEERVDWQKKVDDGVLPNFISETFSIREGDWKIQGIPDDLNDRRVEITGPVERKMVINALNANVKVFMADFEDSLAPAWDKVISGQINLRDAVNGTISYTSEQGKRYELKPEPAVLIARVRGLHLPEKHVLYMNEPISGGLFDFALYFFLNHKKLLEKGSGPYFYLPKIQSYQEAQWWSDVFSFTESRFNLPKGTIKATVLIETLPAVFQMDEILYHLRHHIVGLNCGRWDYIFSYIKTLKNHVDRVLPDRQSVTMTQPFLSAYSRLLIKTCHKRGAFAMGGMSAFIPSKDPEQNQQVLDKVRVDKELEANNGHDGTWVAHPGLADIAMRVFDTKLGEQPNQLAILREEDETITAEQLLAPCPGERTEQGMRANIRVAVQYIEAWISGNGCVPIYGLMEDAATAEISRTSIWQWIRHEKSLSNGKKVTKTLFREMLKEELSVIKQEIGGSHFNQGRFMEASALMEKITTQDDLIDFLTLPGYQLID; from the coding sequence ATGCAGCAAATGTTAACAACCCAATTAACCTTTATAAAGCCTTTTGGTGAGGTAGAAAATCAGGTGTTATCACCTGAATCTATTAATTTTTTAGAAGATTTGGTTGCCGGGTTTTCTGACAGGCGTAAAAAGTTATTGGAAGAACGCGTAGATTGGCAGAAAAAAGTAGATGATGGAGTATTACCTAATTTTATTTCGGAAACATTTTCCATTAGAGAAGGTGATTGGAAGATTCAGGGAATACCTGATGACCTTAACGATCGCCGTGTTGAAATAACCGGGCCTGTAGAGCGTAAGATGGTCATTAATGCCTTAAATGCAAATGTAAAAGTATTTATGGCAGATTTTGAGGATTCACTGGCTCCTGCGTGGGATAAAGTTATCAGTGGGCAAATTAACCTGCGGGATGCTGTCAATGGTACGATTTCATATACCAGCGAACAGGGAAAGCGTTATGAATTGAAGCCGGAACCCGCAGTATTGATTGCCCGGGTTAGGGGGCTTCACTTGCCTGAGAAACACGTACTCTACATGAATGAACCCATTTCTGGTGGTTTATTTGATTTCGCTTTGTATTTCTTCTTGAACCATAAGAAATTGCTGGAAAAAGGCAGCGGCCCTTATTTTTATCTGCCTAAAATCCAAAGCTACCAAGAAGCACAGTGGTGGAGTGACGTTTTTAGTTTTACAGAATCGCGTTTCAATTTACCTAAAGGTACCATTAAAGCCACGGTTTTGATTGAAACATTACCGGCTGTATTTCAGATGGATGAAATTCTTTATCACTTACGTCACCACATTGTTGGGCTTAATTGCGGTCGTTGGGATTACATTTTCAGTTATATCAAAACACTGAAAAATCATGTTGATCGCGTTTTACCCGATCGTCAGTCTGTGACGATGACACAACCTTTCCTGAGTGCCTATTCTCGCTTGTTGATTAAAACCTGCCACAAACGCGGGGCATTTGCGATGGGTGGTATGTCGGCATTTATTCCCAGTAAAGATCCTGAGCAAAACCAGCAGGTATTAGACAAAGTCAGAGTAGATAAAGAACTGGAAGCGAATAACGGTCATGACGGAACATGGGTAGCTCATCCGGGGCTTGCAGATATTGCTATGAGGGTTTTTGACACAAAACTGGGTGAGCAGCCAAACCAATTGGCAATTTTGCGTGAGGAAGATGAAACGATTACGGCTGAACAATTGCTTGCTCCTTGCCCAGGAGAAAGAACAGAACAAGGCATGCGCGCTAATATTCGTGTCGCTGTCCAATATATAGAAGCATGGATTTCAGGAAATGGATGTGTGCCGATTTATGGCTTGATGGAAGATGCTGCAACAGCAGAGATTTCCCGTACTTCTATTTGGCAATGGATTCGCCATGAAAAATCACTTTCCAATGGTAAAAAAGTGACTAAAACGCTATTCAGAGAAATGTTAAAAGAAGAGCTAAGTGTGATTAAACAAGAAATTGGTGGAAGTCACTTCAATCAAGGGCGCTTCATGGAAGCTTCTGCCTTGATGGAAAAGATTACCACACAGGATGACTTAATTGATTTCTTAACCTTGCCAGGTTATCAACTAATTGATTAA